TTGCGCAATATGTCGCCATTTGCGGCGCGGGGGATGGAAACGGGGCGCGGATCGCCCTCTCTTTAACGTAAGCGTTAAGCGCATTGGGCGTCCCGCTGCAAGGGCAGGCTTGGGCGATAATTCTCCGCGATGCCGCAGGCCTGCCGTGCCGTAGCGTAAGGCATTCGCGCGTTGACGGACGCGTTAACTTGCCTACGCTTGAAGGCATGGGAGAGAGCTTGAAACGAGGCGGAGTCGCGCCCCTTTTGCGGCCTTCTGCGGAATGCAGATGAGCGGCGCGGCGTCACGTCTTCCGCACCCGCTTCCCCTGCGGCTAAAGCTGATCCACGGGTCGGGTGCGGTCGCGTTCGGGGTGAAGGACCTTGGCTTCAGCTTCTTCCTCCTGCCCTATTACAATCTTGTCCTGGGCGTCGAAGCGTGGCTGGTCGGCGCTGCACTGGCGACCGCGCTCATCATTGATGCCTTCGTCGATCCGATGATCGGACACCTGTCGGACCGGACCTACACTCGCTGGGGCCGCCGCCTGCCGTGGCTGTACCTTGCACCGATCCCGCTGGCGCTCATGTGGGTCCTGATGTGGTCGCCGCCCGTCACCGGCACGCCGACATTCTGGGAAATCGTTGCACTCGCGGTCGGGGTAAGGCTGCTTCTTTCGGCCTGCGAGGTTCCCTCGATCAGCCTGGTCCCTGAAATCACCGACGATTACGACGAGCGAACGACGCTGTTCCGCTTCCGCTTCCTGTCCGGATGGCTGGGCGGGATGGTCATGATGGTCCTAGCCTTCACGGTCTTCCTGCCGACCCCCCAATCCCAGCTGGAGCCGGAAGGCTATGCGACGATGGGCATATTCGGCGCGACGCTCATCTTCCTGTCGGTCGCAGGCTCCGCCGCCGGCCAGCACCGTTACGTTGCCGGATACCCTCCTGCCCGGCCCGAAGCGTTCTCGCTCTCCGGCGCTTTCTCCGAAATCGGCGACGCCTTCCGTGAAAAAGCCTTCCTGATCTTCGCCGCAGGCGGTCTGGCCGCTTACGTGGCGCAGGGGATGAATTTCTCCGTCACTCAGTACGTGAACAATTACATCTGGAAGTTCGACGAGACGGCTTTCCAGATCTATCCGGCGGTGTTGGCGGTATCCGTTTTCATCATGTTCGCCATCGTCGGCCCGCTCCATCGCCGGTTCGGCAAGCCGCGGTCCGCAGCGATGGGGGCGATTGTCTCGCTCGTCTTCTATTTCTCGCCCTATGTCGCGTTCCTGCTGGGGGCCTGGCCGGAAACCGGGACGACCGCTTCTACCGCGCCGCTGCTGGCGATGCTGGTGGTGGCCAATACCGGCTCCATCGTCAGCATCATCTCGGCCACTTCGATGGTCGCGGAAATCGTCGAGGCGCATGAAGAGCGGACCGGCAAGCGGGCAGAGGCGACTTTCTATTCCGGCAACTGGCTGGTGCAGAAATGCGCCACCGGCGTCGGCATCCTGGTAACCAGCCTGATCATTCAGTCGCTCGGCATCGAACAGGGCACGCCGCAGGACGCAGTTGCCGCCGACGCGGTCGGCAAGCTTGCCCTGATCTATCTCGCCGCCGGGGTTGCTCTCGGCCTACTCGCCGCATTCTGGCTGGCGCGTTTCCCGATCAGCCGAGCAGACCACGAAGCGCGGATCGCTGCACGCGAAAGCGGGCGCTCCACATCCGGTCCGGCAGCCCCGCCGCCACCGCTGGACCAGGCGGTCCGCGCCGACCCCGATGGACATGCGATAACCCCATGAACCCCTGAATTCACGCCTTGGCGCGGCCGCACGGCTCTGCCACGGTCGCTCCACACGAACGATAAAACGACTCACAAAGAAGGATGCTTTCCCATGGATTTCGAACCCACAGACCGCCAGCGCCACTGGCGCGACCGCGTGAAGGATTTCATTGAATCCCACGTTCGCCCGGCCGTGCCGACCTATCTCGAACAGGACGCCGAAGGCGACCGGTGGAAAGTCATCCCGGTGGTCGAGGAACTGAAGGAAAAGGCCAAGGCGCAGGGCATCTGGAACCTGTTCATGCCGCCGCGCAATGACGGCCACCACCATGTGGAAGAGACCTACGAATTCGAAGGTCCGGGCCTCACCAATCTCGAATATGCCATGTGCGCCGAGGAAATGGGCCGCATCGGTTTTGCCTCCGAAGTCTTCAACTGCTCCGCGCCCGATACCGGCAATATGGAGGTGTTCTACCGCTACGGCACGCGCGAGCAGAAGGACCAGTGGCTGACCCCGCTGATGAACGGCGAGATCCGCTCCGCCTTCCTGATGACCGAACCGTTCACCGCTTCCTCCGACGCAACGAACATCGAGACCCGGATCGAACGCGATGGCGACGAATACGTCATCAACGGCCGCAAATGGTGGTCCAGCGGTCTCGGCGATCCGCGCTGCAAGGTCGCGATCGTCATGGGCAAGACCGATCCCAATGCCGGTCGCCACGCCCAGCAGTCGATGATCCTGATGCCGACCGATGCCGAAGGCGTGAATGTCATCCGTCACTTGCCCGTCTTCGGCTATGACGATGCACCGCACGGCCACATGGAAGTCGAGCTGAAGGACGTGCGCGCCCCTGCGACCAACATGCTGCTGGGCGAAGGGCGCGGCTTCGAGATCGCGCAAGGGCGCCTCGGGCCGGGCCGCATCCACCACTGCATGCGCACGATCGGCGTTGCCGAGGAAGCGCTGGAGAAGATGTGCAAGCGGCTGCAGGAGCGCGAAGCGTTCGGCAAGCCGATCTACAAGCACTCGGTCTGGGAAGAGCGCGTCGCGCGTGCCCGCATCGACATCGACATGACCCGCCTCCTCTGCCTGAAAGCCGCCGACATGATGGACAAGGTCGGCAACAAGTCGGCCAAGCAGGAAATCGCCATGATCAAGGTGCAGGCACCGAACATGGCCCTGCGGATCATCGACGATGCCATCCAGGCCCATGGCGGCGGCGGCGTGTCGAACGATTACGGCCTTGCCAACGCCTATGCCCACCAGCGCACGCTGCGCCTTGCAGACGGCCCGGACGAAGTCCACGCCCGCTCCATCGCGCGCATGGAGTTCGGCAAGCACGTGCCGCAGGAAAGCGAAACCGCCAAT
This is a stretch of genomic DNA from Erythrobacteraceae bacterium WH01K. It encodes these proteins:
- a CDS encoding MFS transporter, which translates into the protein MSGAASRLPHPLPLRLKLIHGSGAVAFGVKDLGFSFFLLPYYNLVLGVEAWLVGAALATALIIDAFVDPMIGHLSDRTYTRWGRRLPWLYLAPIPLALMWVLMWSPPVTGTPTFWEIVALAVGVRLLLSACEVPSISLVPEITDDYDERTTLFRFRFLSGWLGGMVMMVLAFTVFLPTPQSQLEPEGYATMGIFGATLIFLSVAGSAAGQHRYVAGYPPARPEAFSLSGAFSEIGDAFREKAFLIFAAGGLAAYVAQGMNFSVTQYVNNYIWKFDETAFQIYPAVLAVSVFIMFAIVGPLHRRFGKPRSAAMGAIVSLVFYFSPYVAFLLGAWPETGTTASTAPLLAMLVVANTGSIVSIISATSMVAEIVEAHEERTGKRAEATFYSGNWLVQKCATGVGILVTSLIIQSLGIEQGTPQDAVAADAVGKLALIYLAAGVALGLLAAFWLARFPISRADHEARIAARESGRSTSGPAAPPPPLDQAVRADPDGHAITP
- a CDS encoding acyl-CoA dehydrogenase family protein — translated: MDFEPTDRQRHWRDRVKDFIESHVRPAVPTYLEQDAEGDRWKVIPVVEELKEKAKAQGIWNLFMPPRNDGHHHVEETYEFEGPGLTNLEYAMCAEEMGRIGFASEVFNCSAPDTGNMEVFYRYGTREQKDQWLTPLMNGEIRSAFLMTEPFTASSDATNIETRIERDGDEYVINGRKWWSSGLGDPRCKVAIVMGKTDPNAGRHAQQSMILMPTDAEGVNVIRHLPVFGYDDAPHGHMEVELKDVRAPATNMLLGEGRGFEIAQGRLGPGRIHHCMRTIGVAEEALEKMCKRLQEREAFGKPIYKHSVWEERVARARIDIDMTRLLCLKAADMMDKVGNKSAKQEIAMIKVQAPNMALRIIDDAIQAHGGGGVSNDYGLANAYAHQRTLRLADGPDEVHARSIARMEFGKHVPQESETANALRGGNAHAASAGSAGAMSSGDVGATR